From the genome of Papaver somniferum cultivar HN1 chromosome 2, ASM357369v1, whole genome shotgun sequence, one region includes:
- the LOC113348577 gene encoding NADH dehydrogenase [ubiquinone] 1 alpha subcomplex assembly factor 2-like isoform X2, with the protein MSKLFSRLTGFFTSRNLAGVDKSGNRYFTLQENVDGIMKEKRWVKFKAEDDPTSIPVEWICWLNGQRKKAPTDQEMADLEARRERVKLNIATLKKEEEERKSKEGKIKRSISTDKVGGPDLKSFIRQFPNSSGEGDGKKEQTNAADDNTDSSRSTEPTGTGKSYKPGTWQPPT; encoded by the exons ATGTCGAAGCTTTTCTCAAGGTTAACCGGTTTCTTTACCTCTCGAAATCTCGCCGGAGTTGATAAATCAGGGAATCGATATTTCACTCTGCAAGAAAATGTTGATGGAATCA TGAAAGAAAAGAGATGGGTGAAATTCAAAGCAGAGGATGACCCTACCTCCATTCCAG TTGAGTGGATCTGCTGGTTGAATGGACAAAGAAAGAAAGCTCCAACGGATCAG GAAATGGCTGATCTGGAGGCAAGGCGTGAACGTGTTAAACTTAATATTGCCA CTCTTAAGAAAGAAGAGGAGGAAAGGAAATCCAAAGAGGGAAAAATTAAACGAAGCATAAGCACTG ATAAAGTTGGAGGTCCCGACTTGAAGAGTTTCATTCGGCAGTTTCCAAATTCATCAGGAGAAG GAGATgggaaaaaggaacaaacaaatgCAGCTGATGATAACACCGACAGTTCCAG GTCTACAGAACCAACAGGAACTGGCAAATCCTACAAACCAGGGACATGGCAACCACCAACATGA
- the LOC113348577 gene encoding NADH dehydrogenase [ubiquinone] 1 alpha subcomplex assembly factor 2-like isoform X1: MSKLFSRLTGFFTSRNLAGVDKSGNRYFTLQENVDGIMKEKRWVKFKAEDDPTSIPVEWICWLNGQRKKAPTDQEMADLEARRERVKLNIATLKKEEEERKSKEGKIKRSISTDKVGGPDLKSFIRQFPNSSGEDIQYGVNSTGDGKKEQTNAADDNTDSSRSTEPTGTGKSYKPGTWQPPT; this comes from the exons ATGTCGAAGCTTTTCTCAAGGTTAACCGGTTTCTTTACCTCTCGAAATCTCGCCGGAGTTGATAAATCAGGGAATCGATATTTCACTCTGCAAGAAAATGTTGATGGAATCA TGAAAGAAAAGAGATGGGTGAAATTCAAAGCAGAGGATGACCCTACCTCCATTCCAG TTGAGTGGATCTGCTGGTTGAATGGACAAAGAAAGAAAGCTCCAACGGATCAG GAAATGGCTGATCTGGAGGCAAGGCGTGAACGTGTTAAACTTAATATTGCCA CTCTTAAGAAAGAAGAGGAGGAAAGGAAATCCAAAGAGGGAAAAATTAAACGAAGCATAAGCACTG ATAAAGTTGGAGGTCCCGACTTGAAGAGTTTCATTCGGCAGTTTCCAAATTCATCAGGAGAAG ATATTCAGTATGGTGTTAATTCAACAGGAGATgggaaaaaggaacaaacaaatgCAGCTGATGATAACACCGACAGTTCCAG GTCTACAGAACCAACAGGAACTGGCAAATCCTACAAACCAGGGACATGGCAACCACCAACATGA